One genomic window of Geoanaerobacter pelophilus includes the following:
- the kdsB gene encoding 3-deoxy-manno-octulosonate cytidylyltransferase, producing MKITAVIPARYSSTRFEGKALSDIHGKPMVQHVYERTEKAALVSEVIVATDDERIAAAVRSFGGRAAMTSKDHETGTDRLAEVAARLDSDIIVNVQGDEPLIDPDMIDAAIAPLIEDAAIVMGTLKSRICNLHDFLSPNVVKVVTDSAGFALYFSRSPLPNFRDKWNDLKDEAFVSGKLLCYKHVGLYVYRRDFLLKFSQLPPTFLEKAEMLEQLRALENGYRIKVVETSHESIGVDTPADLEKVLAWLKKQ from the coding sequence ATGAAGATCACAGCGGTTATTCCCGCCAGATACTCGTCCACCAGGTTCGAAGGCAAGGCGCTTTCCGATATCCATGGTAAACCGATGGTTCAGCATGTATATGAGCGAACTGAAAAGGCTGCTCTTGTCTCGGAAGTCATCGTTGCTACCGATGATGAGAGGATTGCTGCTGCGGTAAGGTCGTTTGGCGGCCGGGCTGCGATGACGTCCAAAGATCATGAGACCGGGACTGATCGTCTGGCCGAGGTTGCTGCTCGCCTTGATAGCGACATAATCGTCAATGTGCAAGGGGATGAGCCGCTTATTGACCCTGATATGATAGATGCGGCGATTGCTCCACTCATCGAAGATGCCGCGATTGTCATGGGTACGCTCAAATCCCGTATCTGTAACCTTCACGACTTCCTTTCGCCCAATGTGGTCAAGGTGGTGACTGATTCTGCGGGATTTGCCCTGTATTTTTCCCGGTCGCCTTTACCGAACTTTAGGGACAAATGGAACGACTTGAAGGATGAGGCCTTTGTTTCAGGAAAACTCTTGTGTTACAAACACGTCGGTCTTTATGTCTATCGCCGTGATTTCCTGCTCAAATTCTCACAGCTTCCGCCTACCTTCCTTGAAAAAGCGGAAATGCTCGAGCAGTTACGGGCTCTGGAAAACGGCTACCGAATAAAAGTCGTGGAAACTTCCCATGAATCAATTGGGGTAGATACCCCTGCTGATCTGGAAAAAGTTCTGGCATGGCTTAAGAAACAATGA
- a CDS encoding EAL and HDOD domain-containing protein yields the protein MAEEKFFLGRQPILDREQQIVAFELLFRSADKQYADFTDQTQASASVILNAMTDFGIDNVVGRHKAFFNVNTDMLMSDPLELLPKDHVVIELLENIEITDQVIARCLELKEKGFMLAADDHTYSPEYEPLYNVIDVIKFDILLTPIDQLPEMMKQLNRWRFTFLAEKVETREQYDACHALGFELFQGYYFSRPVVLKQKRIDTARATLLKLLNQLQLDSDLAEIEISFRQNPNLIYGLLRLVNSVAFGLREKVRSLKHAIMVLGRQQLRRWVVLALYAGQGAGATATVSPLLELASVRGRLMEMLALQVPNMPMQDKEWGERAFMAGVLSLVDVLLSTTVDDVVASLNLTDDIRSALLYREGSLGTLLQIAEEMEKADFSAAEDLLTQVQLSAAQLASAQLETIAWSKGLAEYS from the coding sequence ATGGCAGAAGAAAAATTCTTTCTTGGGCGGCAGCCGATCTTGGATCGGGAGCAACAGATAGTTGCCTTCGAACTCCTGTTTCGTTCAGCCGACAAACAGTATGCCGACTTTACTGACCAGACCCAGGCCAGTGCCAGTGTGATTCTCAATGCAATGACCGATTTCGGAATCGACAATGTTGTCGGTCGCCATAAAGCGTTTTTCAACGTCAATACCGATATGTTGATGAGCGATCCTCTGGAACTGCTCCCCAAAGACCATGTCGTTATCGAGCTCCTTGAGAATATTGAGATTACCGATCAGGTCATAGCGCGTTGTCTTGAACTTAAAGAAAAAGGGTTCATGTTGGCTGCTGATGACCATACCTACTCTCCAGAGTATGAGCCGTTATACAACGTGATAGATGTCATCAAGTTCGATATTTTGCTGACACCCATAGACCAGCTCCCTGAAATGATGAAGCAGTTAAATCGCTGGCGGTTCACATTTCTTGCCGAAAAAGTGGAAACACGCGAACAGTACGATGCCTGCCATGCCCTTGGTTTTGAGCTTTTCCAGGGATATTACTTTTCCCGGCCAGTGGTGCTCAAGCAGAAAAGGATCGATACGGCGCGCGCAACCCTGCTGAAGTTGCTGAACCAGCTCCAGCTTGATTCAGACCTTGCAGAAATTGAAATCTCTTTCAGGCAGAACCCGAACCTGATTTATGGGTTGCTCAGGCTTGTCAATTCCGTTGCTTTCGGACTTCGGGAGAAGGTGCGGTCACTCAAGCATGCGATCATGGTTCTGGGACGGCAACAACTAAGGAGATGGGTTGTGCTTGCGCTCTATGCTGGCCAGGGTGCAGGGGCCACAGCGACAGTCAGTCCTCTTCTGGAGCTTGCATCGGTGCGCGGTCGCTTAATGGAGATGCTGGCGCTGCAGGTTCCTAATATGCCCATGCAGGACAAGGAATGGGGGGAGCGGGCTTTCATGGCTGGTGTCCTGTCGCTTGTTGATGTTCTCCTTTCGACAACTGTGGATGATGTTGTTGCTTCGCTCAATCTCACCGACGATATTCGAAGCGCCCTGCTTTACCGGGAGGGGAGTCTTGGGACACTGCTGCAGATAGCAGAAGAGATGGAAAAGGCGGACTTCAGTGCAGCAGAAGATCTGCTGACACAAGTTCAGCTTTCTGCCGCCCAGCTGGCTTCTGCCCAACTGGAAACCATTGCCTGGTCAAAGGGGCTCGCTGAATACTCCTGA
- a CDS encoding protein-glutamate methylesterase/protein-glutamine glutaminase, with protein MKKIIKVLIVDDSAVVRQTLADILNSDPQIQVMATASDPFVAAERIKEAVPDVITLDVEMPRMDGITFLQKIMSQHPIPVVMCSSLTEKGSETALKALEYGAVEIITKPRLGTKQFLEESRVRICDAVKAASEARLGRIPTRSHEVQPKLTADVIMEKPTSRAMIRTTEKVVVVGASTGGTEALRVFLESLPADSPGIVIVQHMPEGFTRAFSQRLNGICRITVKEAEDNDSVVRGCALIAPGNRHMLLKSSGARYYVEIKDGPLVSRHRPSVDVLFRSAARYAGKNAVGVIMTGMGDDGAKGMLEMKEAGAVNIAQDEATSVVFGMPNEAIKLGGVDHVKPLDMIAREVLRLSA; from the coding sequence ATGAAAAAGATAATCAAGGTTCTGATCGTTGACGACTCCGCGGTAGTGCGTCAAACCCTTGCCGATATTCTTAATTCCGACCCTCAGATTCAGGTAATGGCCACGGCATCCGATCCGTTTGTTGCTGCCGAGCGGATCAAAGAAGCTGTGCCCGATGTCATAACTCTTGATGTCGAAATGCCCAGAATGGACGGGATAACCTTTCTGCAAAAAATCATGAGCCAGCACCCCATTCCGGTAGTGATGTGCTCCAGCCTGACGGAAAAAGGTTCGGAGACTGCTCTCAAGGCTTTGGAATATGGTGCTGTTGAGATTATTACCAAGCCGCGTCTGGGAACCAAGCAGTTCCTTGAAGAGTCACGAGTGAGAATCTGCGATGCTGTTAAGGCTGCCTCAGAGGCCCGTCTTGGGCGCATCCCCACGAGAAGCCACGAGGTCCAGCCGAAGCTGACCGCAGATGTTATCATGGAAAAACCGACATCGAGGGCCATGATCAGGACCACTGAAAAGGTGGTTGTTGTGGGGGCGTCAACAGGTGGCACCGAGGCGCTACGTGTGTTTCTGGAATCCCTCCCTGCTGATTCACCGGGGATTGTCATCGTCCAGCATATGCCGGAAGGTTTTACCCGGGCCTTTTCACAGCGTCTGAACGGCATCTGCCGCATTACCGTAAAAGAGGCTGAAGATAATGACTCGGTAGTGCGTGGCTGTGCCTTGATCGCTCCGGGTAATCGCCATATGCTTCTCAAAAGCAGTGGGGCTCGCTATTATGTCGAAATAAAGGACGGTCCTCTGGTGTCGCGTCACAGGCCTTCGGTCGATGTACTGTTTCGTTCGGCGGCTCGCTATGCCGGCAAAAATGCCGTTGGTGTCATAATGACCGGCATGGGTGATGATGGCGCCAAGGGGATGCTGGAGATGAAAGAGGCTGGCGCTGTAAACATTGCGCAGGATGAGGCGACTTCGGTGGTGTTTGGCATGCCGAACGAAGCGATCAAGCTTGGCGGGGTCGACCATGTAAAGCCGTTGGACATGATTGCCCGCGAAGTCCTAAGACTCTCGGCATGA
- a CDS encoding Hpt domain-containing protein: MRLLFFGCDESWVALLAERSDLFNAHLENTENMTEALAALERYCFDGIVINMDNPGIDGMDLVALVRNVRFAGTNSTVPIVAIGSDRDGALLEGQQQSAVNKFIAAPFDGAALSDMLNFLQNARGNEVAIGKERHLDPESVKARLECDDEFLVELWQTFLEESPQVRNELALAIRTEDQSSTERRAHSLKGIAGNIGAERLRCISFEIEKSAREGNMKRVADLFPELERSMDLVIGEINALISPTDLNA; encoded by the coding sequence ATGAGACTTCTCTTTTTCGGATGTGATGAGAGCTGGGTAGCGCTTTTGGCAGAACGGTCAGACCTATTCAATGCACATCTTGAAAATACTGAGAACATGACGGAGGCGCTGGCTGCACTGGAACGCTACTGTTTTGATGGTATAGTTATCAACATGGATAATCCGGGGATCGATGGCATGGACTTGGTTGCGTTGGTCCGGAATGTCAGATTTGCCGGAACGAATAGTACTGTGCCGATTGTGGCAATCGGGTCAGATCGGGATGGTGCTCTTCTTGAAGGACAACAGCAGTCAGCTGTGAATAAGTTTATTGCTGCTCCGTTTGATGGCGCCGCTCTAAGCGATATGCTTAACTTTTTACAAAACGCTCGTGGCAATGAGGTCGCAATAGGAAAAGAGCGTCACCTTGATCCGGAATCAGTAAAAGCTAGGCTTGAGTGTGATGATGAGTTTCTTGTCGAGCTCTGGCAGACTTTTCTTGAAGAATCGCCACAGGTGCGTAACGAGCTTGCCTTGGCAATCCGGACAGAAGACCAATCCTCAACGGAGCGACGTGCTCATTCTCTCAAGGGAATTGCCGGAAATATCGGTGCCGAGAGGCTTAGATGTATTTCATTTGAAATTGAAAAATCTGCCAGAGAAGGGAATATGAAGCGTGTTGCAGATTTATTCCCGGAGTTGGAACGGTCGATGGACCTTGTTATCGGAGAAATCAACGCTTTGATTTCTCCAACTGATCTGAATGCCTGA
- a CDS encoding CheR family methyltransferase — protein MKSDMVVDTYISDRAGLNNADFNRLSQFIYSQCGIKMPIAKKTMLEARLQKRLRTLRMTSFSEYCDYLFSDKGMEEELIQMIDLITTNKTDFFREPDHFDYLVRQVLPEWERKQHPGAAKRLLVWSAGCSTGEEPYTLSMVLSNYAEAHAGFSYNILATDISTRVLEKARTAVYEEEKVDPVPMALKKKYLLRSKDRENPMVRIVPELREKVYFRRLNFMDSDFGMREQAEIIFCRNVIIYFDRATQECLINKFCRVLVPGGYLFMGHSETLNGLNVPLSTVHPTVYRKL, from the coding sequence ATGAAATCAGACATGGTTGTCGATACCTATATCTCAGATCGAGCTGGGTTAAACAATGCGGACTTTAACCGGCTCAGTCAGTTCATATACAGCCAATGCGGCATAAAAATGCCGATCGCTAAAAAAACCATGTTGGAGGCACGGCTGCAAAAACGTCTCAGGACGCTGCGGATGACATCTTTTTCGGAATACTGCGATTACCTTTTTAGTGATAAAGGGATGGAAGAAGAGTTGATCCAGATGATTGACCTGATTACAACGAACAAGACCGATTTTTTCAGGGAGCCGGATCATTTTGATTATCTTGTGCGTCAGGTATTGCCTGAATGGGAAAGAAAGCAGCATCCCGGTGCCGCAAAGCGGCTTCTGGTATGGAGTGCTGGGTGCTCTACTGGTGAGGAACCATATACGCTTTCAATGGTGTTGAGTAACTATGCTGAGGCCCATGCCGGATTTTCCTACAATATTCTCGCAACCGATATCTCGACGAGGGTTTTGGAAAAAGCCAGGACAGCTGTTTACGAGGAGGAAAAAGTAGATCCGGTGCCGATGGCATTGAAGAAAAAATACCTGCTCAGAAGCAAGGATCGCGAAAATCCCATGGTTCGCATTGTTCCCGAATTGCGGGAAAAGGTCTATTTCAGGCGCTTGAACTTCATGGATAGTGATTTCGGCATGCGGGAACAGGCAGAGATCATTTTTTGCCGCAACGTAATTATCTATTTTGACCGTGCTACGCAGGAGTGCTTGATCAACAAGTTCTGTCGGGTTCTTGTCCCGGGAGGGTATCTGTTTATGGGGCATTCTGAGACGCTAAACGGGCTAAATGTTCCGCTGAGTACCGTGCATCCAACCGTTTACCGTAAACTTTGA
- a CDS encoding cytochrome P460 family protein → MKWFIRSVAAMLIVAGSFQVASAAGIRLPKGYEKWDKSKEKVVTDKSSLFYGVHYIYVDKKAMATYRNGGKYPEGSQFVVDYYNIREEGGKPVKGKKNMVVLMQKDKKQKATGGWLFAGFTPDGKHNKSLDPVKNCFECHAKDAAATDYVISRYADFK, encoded by the coding sequence ATGAAATGGTTTATCAGAAGTGTAGCGGCAATGCTCATAGTTGCCGGATCTTTTCAGGTTGCGTCGGCAGCAGGGATTCGTTTACCCAAGGGTTATGAAAAGTGGGATAAGAGCAAGGAAAAGGTTGTTACCGATAAGAGTTCCTTGTTTTATGGGGTGCATTATATCTATGTAGACAAAAAGGCGATGGCTACCTACCGGAATGGCGGGAAATATCCCGAAGGGAGTCAGTTTGTAGTTGATTACTACAATATTCGTGAAGAGGGCGGGAAACCGGTTAAAGGCAAGAAGAATATGGTGGTGCTGATGCAAAAGGACAAGAAGCAAAAGGCAACCGGCGGCTGGCTTTTTGCCGGTTTCACCCCTGACGGCAAGCATAACAAGTCTCTCGACCCGGTTAAGAATTGTTTTGAGTGTCATGCCAAGGATGCCGCTGCCACAGATTATGTGATTTCCCGATACGCGGATTTTAAATAG
- a CDS encoding Spy/CpxP family protein refolding chaperone yields the protein MTKKMAIGIALALTVLGGTAVYAGIGCNGGDGMFGDNPDIEKVRIFQKETLTERDDMMIRRLELKQELAKKKPDQAKVDALRKEMVGLRAKIQDSAKRQGLTGGCLTECDLDPVDCSKGGCGKHKNKNSKKTHDCDNCNKKKK from the coding sequence ATGACAAAAAAAATGGCAATCGGCATTGCATTGGCTTTGACTGTTCTGGGAGGGACTGCTGTCTATGCCGGTATCGGTTGTAATGGTGGCGATGGGATGTTTGGGGACAATCCTGATATTGAGAAGGTGCGGATATTCCAGAAAGAGACGCTTACCGAGCGCGACGATATGATGATCAGGCGTTTGGAACTCAAGCAGGAGCTTGCAAAGAAGAAGCCCGATCAGGCCAAGGTTGATGCGCTTCGTAAGGAGATGGTCGGCCTTAGAGCAAAAATTCAGGATTCTGCAAAGCGACAGGGGCTTACCGGCGGCTGTTTGACCGAATGTGATCTTGACCCAGTGGATTGTTCCAAGGGTGGCTGCGGAAAACACAAAAATAAAAATAGTAAGAAAACCCATGATTGCGATAACTGCAACAAAAAAAAGAAATAG
- a CDS encoding heavy metal sensor histidine kinase — translation MPLPGTSKLSIANQLAAYFLLSVFIILFICMMMLYWGLSQSLKSHTVAYMRDEVALIVALVDLGDLGGLSRKIISSGEKEYAKLYVRLLDANDVSVIETPSMGHLIPVKAFHSPVPYNLPALHDFDKIKLNDKVYLAEAFAVNVTASRLRTVQIALDISNLEHVLRDYAIKIFATLLLGVSLAGLAGRYITSRGLRPLTAIADKARQITASKLGERFSSEIWPRELSTLANSLDVMLDRLQESFDRMRSYAANLAHEIRTPLGILRGEAEIALNRKRSGEEYERVIESSLEEYQRLTRIVESLLFLAMADSREVEMKFEQIRVNDEIHNLQDYYAEYAQGKAFIVLCDPGVFVWADATLLRRAISNLISNAIKYGSEGGIITLEAANQQQFVEISVSDQGCGIDKEHLDRLFDRFYRVSGGGTANIKGSGLGLSIVRSIMILHGGTVAISSELGKGTTVTLSFPVPTNNLSS, via the coding sequence ATGCCTCTTCCCGGGACATCAAAACTCTCTATTGCCAATCAACTCGCAGCGTATTTTCTGCTGTCAGTGTTCATTATTCTTTTCATCTGCATGATGATGCTTTACTGGGGGTTGTCGCAAAGCCTCAAAAGTCACACTGTTGCCTACATGCGGGATGAGGTGGCACTGATCGTCGCACTGGTTGATCTGGGCGATCTCGGCGGGCTTTCCAGGAAGATTATCAGTTCTGGAGAGAAAGAATATGCAAAGCTTTATGTCAGACTGCTCGATGCCAACGATGTGTCTGTCATTGAGACCCCGTCCATGGGTCATCTGATCCCGGTGAAGGCCTTTCATTCTCCAGTTCCCTACAACCTACCTGCACTGCATGATTTCGATAAGATAAAACTCAATGACAAAGTTTATTTAGCTGAAGCCTTTGCTGTGAACGTAACTGCAAGCAGATTAAGGACGGTGCAGATTGCGCTGGATATTTCCAACTTGGAACATGTCCTCAGGGATTATGCAATAAAGATCTTTGCTACTCTTTTGTTGGGGGTCTCCCTTGCCGGTTTGGCAGGGCGCTATATTACCTCGCGAGGCTTGCGTCCTCTTACGGCAATAGCAGACAAGGCCAGACAGATCACGGCAAGCAAGCTTGGCGAACGGTTCTCTTCGGAAATATGGCCTCGCGAATTATCAACACTTGCAAATTCTCTGGATGTGATGCTGGACCGATTGCAGGAGTCGTTTGATCGGATGAGAAGCTATGCTGCTAATCTTGCCCACGAGATTCGCACTCCGCTAGGCATTCTCAGGGGAGAGGCCGAGATCGCTCTCAATAGAAAGAGAAGCGGCGAAGAGTATGAAAGAGTTATAGAATCGAGTCTGGAAGAGTACCAGCGGCTGACAAGGATTGTTGAAAGCCTACTTTTCCTGGCGATGGCTGACTCCAGGGAAGTAGAGATGAAGTTCGAACAGATCAGGGTAAATGACGAAATTCATAATTTACAGGATTACTATGCTGAATATGCCCAGGGAAAGGCTTTCATCGTGCTGTGCGACCCCGGCGTTTTTGTCTGGGCCGATGCTACCTTGTTACGAAGGGCAATCAGTAATCTTATCTCGAATGCCATTAAATATGGTTCCGAAGGTGGCATTATTACTCTTGAGGCGGCAAATCAACAGCAATTTGTTGAAATATCGGTGTCGGATCAAGGTTGCGGTATTGACAAGGAACATCTGGACAGACTTTTTGATCGGTTTTACAGGGTTTCGGGCGGGGGCACGGCCAATATAAAAGGATCGGGTCTTGGACTCTCCATTGTCAGGTCTATCATGATCCTGCACGGCGGGACTGTTGCCATTTCAAGTGAACTTGGGAAGGGAACCACTGTGACGCTTTCTTTCCCGGTGCCTACGAATAATCTTTCTTCTTAG
- a CDS encoding heavy metal response regulator transcription factor: MRVLVVEDEFKTADFIKKGLLENGFRVDVAHYGTDALKLATSSDYDIIILDVMLPGMDGREVLKSLREKSNLTPVIFLTALDGLEDRLQGLKLGADDYIVKPFAFAELLARIHTVLRRGQPRSVEIRYAVDDLELDLAAHRVTRQGTRIDLTPKEFTLLSLLLKNKGEALSRTRIAERIWNLDDFHETNVVDVHMRRLRAKVDDPFEKKLIHTVRGVGYVLEDRG, encoded by the coding sequence ATGAGAGTTCTGGTTGTGGAGGATGAGTTCAAAACAGCTGATTTCATTAAAAAGGGGCTACTGGAAAACGGCTTCAGAGTTGATGTTGCTCACTATGGCACGGACGCATTGAAACTTGCTACGTCCTCTGATTATGACATTATTATCCTGGATGTCATGTTACCTGGGATGGATGGCAGGGAGGTGTTAAAAAGCCTTCGTGAAAAGAGCAATTTGACGCCGGTCATATTTCTAACAGCACTGGATGGTCTTGAGGATAGACTGCAAGGTCTGAAACTGGGCGCTGATGATTATATCGTCAAGCCGTTTGCTTTTGCCGAGCTTCTGGCGCGAATCCATACTGTTTTGCGTCGGGGGCAGCCTAGATCGGTTGAGATCCGTTATGCCGTCGATGATCTGGAGCTTGATCTCGCCGCCCACCGGGTAACACGACAAGGGACCAGAATTGACCTGACTCCGAAGGAGTTTACCCTGCTTTCCCTGCTTCTTAAAAACAAGGGCGAAGCCTTATCCCGAACACGGATAGCTGAGCGGATCTGGAATCTTGATGATTTTCATGAAACCAATGTTGTTGATGTCCATATGCGTCGTTTAAGGGCAAAAGTTGATGACCCCTTTGAAAAAAAATTGATTCACACGGTAAGAGGGGTCGGATATGTTTTGGAAGACCGTGGCTGA
- a CDS encoding metal-dependent transcriptional regulator, whose protein sequence is MKLSEKSEEILESMWIAIEEEGKGFAELESLSVASDDPAVMELTSLALVELKQGRLYFRPEGREEGRTTIRRHRLAERLMMDVLNIRGENAEDKACQFEHLLNEGVDTKICTMLNHPATCPHGKAIPAGDCCEAARNSGDLGVVSLTELKSGEEGEIAYLQSGDDKKMQKLMALGVLPGNKITLLQSFPSYIFRVGFSEFAIDTAMAREIIVRK, encoded by the coding sequence ATGAAATTGTCTGAAAAGTCCGAAGAGATCCTGGAATCGATGTGGATAGCTATAGAAGAGGAAGGGAAAGGGTTTGCAGAGTTGGAGTCGCTCAGTGTTGCCAGCGACGACCCGGCAGTCATGGAACTCACTTCTCTTGCCCTTGTCGAGCTGAAGCAGGGGAGGCTTTACTTCCGCCCCGAAGGACGCGAAGAAGGGAGGACTACCATACGCCGCCATCGACTTGCTGAACGTTTGATGATGGATGTCCTTAACATTCGCGGTGAGAATGCGGAAGACAAGGCCTGCCAGTTCGAACACCTGCTGAATGAGGGGGTGGACACCAAGATCTGCACCATGCTGAACCACCCGGCAACCTGTCCGCATGGCAAGGCGATTCCCGCGGGTGACTGCTGTGAAGCTGCTCGTAACAGTGGCGATCTGGGTGTGGTGTCGCTCACCGAGCTGAAATCCGGTGAAGAAGGGGAAATCGCTTACCTGCAGAGCGGGGACGACAAAAAGATGCAGAAACTTATGGCTCTTGGGGTGCTGCCTGGGAACAAAATAACTTTGTTGCAGAGCTTTCCATCCTACATTTTCAGAGTTGGGTTTTCCGAGTTTGCCATTGACACCGCGATGGCTCGGGAGATAATTGTTAGAAAATAG
- the feoB gene encoding ferrous iron transport protein B produces the protein MKSRKRVALVGNPNVGKSALFNALTGAYVTVSNYPGTSVEVSRGSAQINGEGFEIIDTPGMYALLPITEEERVAREILLTERPDVVLHVVDGRNLERMLPMTLQLIDAGLPVVLVVNIMDEAERLGLTIDFQQLSQKLGVQAIGAATARKRGLDAIRDAISSFGEVGRSSVRYSPTLERDIERVAGQLRGDYPLSKRSLALLLLQRDDEVAALVREKEGGGYPSIEEVVKEIAFTRRETFNLDLSLEWKGIVKGIIHGVLQLPDKRMVTNGERLSILAVRPATGIPLLLIVLYFGLYKFVGDFGAGTLVDLLEGKVFEGFFNPWIIDVVKRLVPWWAIQELLVGEYGIITLGLRYAVGIILPIVATFFLFFSLLEDSGYFPRLALLVDRIFKKIGLTGRAVIPMVLGFGCDTMATMVTRTLETVRERVIATLLLALAIPCSAQLGVILSILSKNPATLLVWGACLLLIFLVIGFLAARLMPGETPMFYMELPPMRMPQLSNILTKTYTRMQWYFLEILPLFVLASILLWLGKITNFFVKLIDWLTPLMNLLGLPKEVTVAFIFGFFRRDYGAAGLYDLQTKGILDARQLTVAAVTLTLFIPCVAQFLIMKKERGWTVSLAIGAFVTFMAFGSGYLLNQFLVVTRLL, from the coding sequence ATGAAATCACGCAAGCGGGTTGCGCTTGTCGGCAACCCGAATGTCGGCAAAAGTGCTCTTTTCAATGCCCTCACCGGGGCCTATGTTACGGTGTCTAACTATCCCGGCACCTCGGTTGAGGTTTCCCGAGGTTCGGCGCAGATCAATGGCGAGGGTTTTGAAATAATAGATACCCCCGGCATGTATGCTTTACTGCCGATTACTGAAGAAGAGCGGGTGGCACGCGAAATCCTCCTTACAGAAAGACCAGACGTGGTGCTACATGTCGTGGATGGCCGCAATTTAGAGCGGATGCTGCCAATGACTCTGCAGCTCATTGATGCTGGATTGCCGGTTGTCCTGGTTGTCAATATCATGGATGAGGCTGAGCGGCTTGGTTTGACGATAGACTTTCAGCAGCTTTCCCAAAAACTGGGAGTGCAGGCTATTGGTGCTGCTACAGCCAGAAAGCGCGGCTTGGATGCTATCCGCGATGCCATATCCTCTTTTGGGGAGGTTGGCCGATCTTCAGTCAGGTACAGCCCGACGCTGGAACGGGACATCGAAAGGGTTGCCGGCCAGTTGCGCGGAGATTACCCCTTGTCAAAGCGCTCGCTTGCTCTCCTTTTGCTGCAGCGTGACGATGAGGTTGCTGCTCTAGTCAGGGAAAAGGAGGGGGGAGGCTACCCTTCAATCGAGGAAGTGGTAAAAGAGATTGCCTTTACCCGGCGAGAAACCTTCAATCTTGATCTTTCACTGGAGTGGAAGGGGATCGTTAAGGGGATTATCCATGGCGTTTTGCAGTTGCCTGATAAGCGTATGGTTACCAATGGCGAGCGGTTGTCGATCCTGGCCGTGCGACCGGCAACCGGGATCCCTTTGCTTTTGATCGTCCTGTATTTTGGACTTTACAAGTTTGTTGGTGATTTTGGCGCTGGGACACTGGTGGATCTGCTGGAAGGGAAGGTGTTTGAAGGATTTTTTAACCCATGGATAATTGACGTGGTCAAGAGACTGGTTCCGTGGTGGGCAATTCAGGAACTTTTGGTCGGAGAATATGGCATCATAACCTTGGGGCTCCGCTACGCAGTGGGCATAATTCTGCCGATTGTCGCCACTTTTTTCCTGTTTTTCTCGCTACTTGAGGACAGTGGCTATTTCCCCCGCCTGGCACTTCTGGTTGACCGGATCTTTAAGAAAATAGGGCTTACCGGCCGGGCGGTTATCCCAATGGTTCTCGGCTTCGGCTGCGATACCATGGCAACGATGGTTACCCGGACCCTGGAAACGGTCAGGGAGCGGGTGATTGCCACATTGTTGCTGGCGCTGGCAATTCCGTGCTCGGCGCAGCTTGGGGTGATTTTGTCCATACTATCGAAAAATCCGGCGACACTTCTGGTCTGGGGCGCCTGCCTGCTCCTGATTTTTCTAGTGATAGGTTTTCTCGCGGCCAGGCTTATGCCGGGCGAAACCCCGATGTTTTACATGGAACTTCCGCCGATGAGGATGCCGCAGTTATCAAACATCCTGACCAAGACCTACACCCGGATGCAGTGGTATTTCCTGGAGATTCTGCCACTGTTCGTCCTGGCGTCGATACTGTTATGGCTCGGCAAGATCACCAACTTCTTCGTAAAGCTTATTGACTGGCTCACTCCGCTCATGAACCTCCTCGGGTTGCCCAAGGAGGTTACCGTGGCGTTCATTTTCGGGTTTTTTCGGAGAGATTATGGCGCTGCAGGACTTTACGACCTGCAGACCAAGGGTATACTTGACGCGAGGCAGCTTACGGTAGCTGCAGTAACACTGACTTTGTTCATACCATGCGTAGCCCAGTTCCTGATTATGAAGAAGGAGCGCGGCTGGACAGTTTCTCTGGCAATTGGGGCTTTTGTGACATTCATGGCCTTCGGCAGTGGTTATCTGCTGAATCAGTTTCTGGTAGTGACTAGACTGTTATGA